The bacterium genome includes a region encoding these proteins:
- a CDS encoding Rrf2 family transcriptional regulator — MKITTRGFYAVEVMRALASWDKSLPMSIADIEEKTGIPRDYIARLLLRLKHADLAESFRGNAGGYRIAKKPKDISLVDVFTAVGEDIAPWPATPRSYKRRPLICPIHPVWQRLYTTNKSFLEKTSLTDFL, encoded by the coding sequence ATGAAAATCACCACGAGAGGTTTTTATGCGGTAGAGGTTATGCGGGCATTAGCTTCGTGGGATAAGAGCTTGCCTATGTCCATTGCGGACATCGAGGAGAAAACGGGGATACCACGAGATTATATCGCAAGACTTCTTCTTCGTCTGAAACATGCGGATCTTGCCGAGAGCTTTCGGGGAAACGCGGGAGGATATCGCATCGCAAAAAAACCAAAAGATATATCTCTTGTTGATGTCTTTACTGCCGTAGGGGAGGATATCGCCCCATGGCCCGCAACCCCCCGGTCCTACAAGAGACGTCCGCTCATTTGTCCCATACATCCCGTTTGGCAAAGACTGTATACTACGAATAAGTCGTTTCTCGAGAAGACGTCTCTTACCGATTTCTTGTAA
- the sufB gene encoding Fe-S cluster assembly protein SufB: MQTKVKTEEYRYGFHDTEKTLYQTAPGLSRRVVEEISHIKNEPAWMREFRLRAYDVFLAKQMPQWGGELSNIDFNNIVYYAKTADKQSRSWEDVPPQIKNTFERLGVPEAERRLFAGVGAQYDSDVIYHNVREDLEKQGVIFADTDTAVQKYPDLVKKYFGSIIPVGDNKFAALNSACWSGGSFIYVPKGVKVEMPLQAYFRINSKNFGQFERTLIIADEGSDLHYIEGCTAPVYSTDSLHAAVVEIIAHKNAHVRYTTIQNWSSNVYNLVTKRARAEEGAFVEWIDGNLGSKLTMKYPSVFMFGRGARADILSMALAGPGQHQDAGAKVVHLAPDTTSSIISKSVSFGGGRTTYRGLAKVVKGAERSRISVRCDALILDPESRSDTYPTMAIEEENVRVEHEATVSRIGEKELFYLNARGLTQIEATSMIVAGFFEPLAKVLPIDYAIELNRLIEMEMEGSVG, translated from the coding sequence ATGCAGACAAAGGTTAAAACCGAGGAATACCGATACGGATTCCACGATACGGAAAAAACGCTCTATCAAACAGCTCCCGGGCTTTCGCGCCGCGTGGTTGAAGAGATATCGCATATTAAAAATGAACCTGCGTGGATGCGGGAATTCCGTTTGCGCGCGTATGATGTTTTTCTGGCAAAGCAAATGCCGCAGTGGGGAGGAGAGCTTTCAAACATCGATTTTAACAATATCGTTTATTACGCAAAGACCGCCGACAAACAATCAAGAAGCTGGGAAGATGTGCCGCCGCAGATAAAAAATACCTTTGAGCGCCTCGGTGTACCGGAGGCAGAGCGGAGGCTTTTTGCGGGAGTCGGCGCGCAGTACGATTCGGATGTCATTTATCACAACGTACGGGAGGATCTAGAAAAACAGGGGGTCATTTTCGCGGATACGGATACGGCGGTGCAAAAATACCCGGACCTCGTGAAAAAATATTTCGGCTCGATTATTCCTGTCGGAGATAACAAATTCGCCGCACTGAACTCTGCATGTTGGTCCGGCGGAAGTTTTATTTATGTGCCCAAGGGCGTGAAAGTGGAGATGCCTCTGCAAGCATATTTTCGCATCAACTCCAAAAATTTTGGCCAGTTCGAGCGGACGCTCATTATTGCCGACGAAGGAAGCGACCTCCATTACATTGAAGGGTGTACTGCGCCCGTGTATTCCACCGATTCATTGCATGCGGCCGTGGTTGAGATCATTGCACATAAGAACGCGCATGTGCGTTATACGACAATACAGAACTGGTCTTCGAACGTCTACAATCTTGTCACCAAGCGCGCCCGGGCCGAAGAAGGCGCGTTCGTGGAATGGATCGACGGAAATCTCGGGTCAAAACTGACCATGAAATATCCAAGCGTATTCATGTTCGGGAGGGGAGCGCGAGCCGATATACTTTCCATGGCGCTTGCGGGACCCGGACAGCACCAGGATGCGGGAGCTAAAGTGGTACACCTTGCGCCAGATACCACTTCAAGTATTATTTCAAAATCGGTTTCATTCGGCGGAGGACGAACAACGTATCGCGGGCTTGCAAAGGTTGTTAAGGGCGCGGAGCGGAGCCGTATTTCGGTTCGTTGCGACGCGCTCATTCTTGACCCGGAATCGCGCTCGGACACTTATCCCACAATGGCTATTGAGGAAGAGAATGTACGGGTTGAACATGAAGCAACCGTATCTCGGATTGGTGAGAAGGAATTATTTTATTTAAATGCGCGCGGACTTACGCAAATAGAGGCGACAAGCATGATAGTCGCGGGATTTTTTGAGCCACTTGCGAAAGTTTTGCCGATCGATTATGCGATTGAGTTGAATAGGTTGATTGAGATGGAAATGGAAGGAAGCGTGGGGTAG
- a CDS encoding alpha/beta fold hydrolase codes for MSISKKNLFSIERISTEDGLTLEGIVAKSKNRRKKMAVLFVHGLGGSYGNAVRNKELARACVKNGMAYAIFNNRGHDVVSSFRKKFSGKNISSKHIYGGMAFEKFEECIFDIRAMLKFLEKIGYPKVVLLGHSTGANKVLYYFYKTKDKRVRGLCLAGPLSDIVIEKQSLGRKFYQTLKKVKKFAKRNPDSLLPPSITSRIMTARRYLSLHTPGGAEDTFPYAYKGRGFRELKTIRIPVSVILGEKDSYLDRPAKDLIKVFKKNTLRAKTFHGVSIKGGDHSYYGREREFANAVTDWAKNI; via the coding sequence ATGTCAATATCTAAAAAAAATCTATTTAGCATCGAGAGGATATCTACGGAAGATGGTTTGACGCTTGAGGGCATTGTTGCCAAATCAAAAAACCGCCGGAAAAAAATGGCGGTATTGTTCGTGCATGGTCTGGGGGGTTCGTATGGAAATGCAGTACGCAATAAGGAGCTGGCAAGGGCGTGCGTGAAGAATGGAATGGCATACGCCATCTTTAATAACCGAGGACACGACGTAGTATCGTCTTTCCGCAAGAAATTTAGCGGCAAAAACATAAGCTCCAAACACATATACGGCGGTATGGCGTTTGAGAAATTCGAGGAATGTATTTTTGACATTCGTGCGATGCTGAAGTTTCTGGAGAAGATCGGGTATCCGAAGGTCGTGCTTCTTGGGCATAGCACCGGTGCCAACAAAGTCCTTTACTATTTTTATAAGACCAAAGATAAAAGAGTGCGCGGGCTTTGTCTTGCAGGACCTCTTAGCGATATCGTCATTGAAAAGCAGAGCCTTGGAAGGAAATTTTATCAAACGCTCAAGAAAGTTAAGAAATTTGCAAAACGTAATCCCGACTCATTACTTCCGCCATCCATCACTTCCCGCATTATGACCGCGCGACGGTATTTGAGCCTGCATACGCCCGGAGGGGCCGAGGATACGTTTCCGTATGCTTACAAAGGCAGGGGATTCAGAGAATTAAAAACCATACGCATTCCGGTCTCGGTTATTCTTGGGGAAAAAGATTCGTATCTTGACCGGCCCGCGAAGGATCTTATTAAAGTATTCAAGAAGAATACGCTGCGGGCAAAAACTTTTCACGGCGTCAGCATCAAGGGAGGGGATCACAGTTATTACGGGCGGGAGCGGGAGTTTGCAAACGCAGTGACCGATTGGGCAAAAAATATTTAA
- a CDS encoding isopentenyl transferase family protein, with the protein MAMKYNAAIVIIGPTGVGKTAVAFELARRAGNGEVINLDTTFLFRHFPIGTGLADALKEKGVKKHLYELLEPDEAVIPAATYAGMVRDTCAKILLGEGLPIIEGGSTTFFPALFDLNSEAKFCQSLIGLTPAPGFDLKENIIRRVNAMLEKGLLDEIREGLKKYRDSFIMKTAYCTTPLVPYLEGSVTLEQAKEKIVQGCLVYAERQLNVFRQYFGITWLEHEPAKLSQTVSKILSLMST; encoded by the coding sequence ATGGCCATGAAATATAATGCCGCAATCGTGATCATTGGTCCAACTGGCGTAGGCAAGACGGCGGTTGCGTTCGAGCTTGCAAGACGAGCGGGCAACGGAGAGGTGATAAATTTAGATACGACATTCCTTTTCAGGCATTTTCCGATCGGCACGGGGCTGGCCGATGCGCTTAAAGAAAAGGGGGTCAAGAAGCATCTCTATGAACTTCTTGAACCGGACGAAGCGGTCATCCCGGCTGCAACGTATGCTGGAATGGTGCGCGATACCTGTGCCAAGATACTATTGGGCGAAGGGTTGCCCATCATTGAAGGAGGTTCAACAACATTCTTCCCGGCTCTTTTTGACCTCAACAGCGAAGCAAAATTCTGCCAATCCCTTATCGGGCTAACTCCTGCTCCCGGCTTCGATCTCAAGGAAAACATCATCCGAAGGGTCAATGCAATGCTGGAGAAGGGGCTTCTCGATGAAATAAGGGAGGGTCTCAAAAAATATCGGGACAGTTTTATTATGAAAACCGCGTATTGCACCACTCCGTTAGTTCCTTATCTTGAAGGGAGCGTCACTCTAGAGCAGGCGAAAGAGAAGATCGTCCAAGGGTGTCTTGTGTACGCAGAGCGCCAACTGAACGTATTCAGGCAATATTTTGGGATAACGTGGCTGGAGCACGAACCGGCAAAATTATCTCAAACGGTGAGCAAGATCTTATCCCTAATGAGTACCTGA
- a CDS encoding SufD family Fe-S cluster assembly protein — MTDNWEREFVFDQEAEQRKYVFIFQGKVPERVNLSLRLAARNTRVEVVSVFLGKGNMRSKINFTVSHEAPETFGRILFKAALFDESRVDFAGMLKIAKGADGSDSYLQARALLVSSKAMARLDPGLEILANNVKASHGATVGRLREQDVFYLQSRGLSKEDAGRMLVTGFFSDALRMMPEEVNEKVSKFL; from the coding sequence ATGACCGACAATTGGGAACGGGAATTTGTGTTTGACCAAGAGGCCGAGCAGAGAAAGTATGTCTTTATTTTTCAGGGAAAAGTTCCCGAGCGCGTAAACCTGTCTCTGCGGCTTGCGGCCCGTAATACCCGTGTGGAAGTGGTTTCGGTTTTTTTGGGGAAAGGCAATATGCGCTCAAAAATCAATTTTACGGTGTCTCACGAAGCGCCCGAAACGTTCGGCAGGATACTTTTTAAGGCGGCTCTTTTTGATGAATCGCGGGTTGATTTTGCGGGGATGCTTAAAATAGCAAAAGGGGCCGATGGCAGCGATTCATATCTTCAGGCCCGCGCCCTTTTGGTATCTTCCAAGGCCATGGCTCGGCTTGACCCGGGGCTTGAGATACTGGCCAATAACGTCAAGGCATCGCATGGAGCGACCGTTGGACGCTTGCGTGAGCAGGATGTATTCTATTTACAGAGTCGCGGACTTTCTAAGGAAGATGCAGGGCGCATGCTGGTCACCGGATTTTTTTCTGATGCCTTGCGTATGATGCCGGAGGAAGTTAACGAAAAAGTGAGTAAATTTTTGTAG
- the sufC gene encoding Fe-S cluster assembly ATPase SufC yields the protein MTKLVNIKNLHVTVKEGAVHKTVLEGVSLQVGRGEIHALMGPNGSGKSSLAYAVMGHPLYRVTKGSITFQGKNLLVLKPEQRARLGIFLSFQEPPEVGGVALGTFLRTIAKKQPHLPNIDPLKDAPGRRLQMKEAALAMQRVKAIAPALGLQEGFFDRALNEGFSGGEKKKSEILQMLALKPKLAIIDEIDSGLDFDSLKTITASLKKAVKDGMGLVLISHYTRIFKTLKPKFVHVLKGGKIAIEGGSSMLKKLDSNGYGNLGT from the coding sequence ATGACTAAATTAGTCAACATTAAAAATTTGCATGTTACGGTGAAAGAGGGCGCAGTGCATAAAACCGTGCTTGAGGGGGTTTCTTTGCAGGTGGGAAGGGGAGAAATCCATGCGCTCATGGGGCCGAACGGTTCTGGGAAAAGCTCGCTGGCGTACGCAGTGATGGGGCATCCATTGTATCGCGTCACAAAAGGTAGCATCACGTTCCAAGGAAAGAATCTACTTGTGCTTAAACCCGAACAACGTGCGCGGCTTGGCATATTCCTGTCATTCCAGGAACCGCCGGAGGTTGGAGGAGTGGCGCTAGGCACATTCCTGCGCACTATTGCCAAAAAACAGCCGCATCTGCCGAATATTGATCCGCTCAAAGATGCTCCGGGCAGAAGACTTCAAATGAAAGAGGCGGCACTTGCAATGCAACGCGTGAAGGCTATCGCTCCGGCACTCGGTCTGCAAGAAGGTTTTTTTGATCGGGCGCTCAATGAAGGATTCTCCGGCGGTGAGAAGAAAAAAAGCGAGATTTTGCAGATGCTCGCGTTAAAGCCCAAGCTTGCCATTATTGACGAGATAGACTCGGGGCTCGACTTCGATTCGCTTAAAACAATAACTGCTTCATTAAAAAAAGCCGTCAAAGACGGCATGGGACTGGTTCTGATAAGCCACTACACGCGGATTTTTAAGACACTCAAACCCAAATTCGTGCACGTATTGAAAGGAGGAAAAATAGCCATTGAAGGAGGTTCGTCAATGCTTAAAAAATTAGATTCCAACGGATACGGCAATTTAGGAACTTAA